Within Ptiloglossa arizonensis isolate GNS036 chromosome 8, iyPtiAriz1_principal, whole genome shotgun sequence, the genomic segment TTCCAGTGAAATGGTTTTGTGAACTCCTTACTGATATGGAAGGTTTAACAGTAGAACATTAGTTGCATCTGGGCAACCATTTTTATAAAAAGGttcattaaatattataatttcaacgacaaggatttataattaaaagatgCTGGGTACGAATTCCATATTGAGCTTCTGAATCtttcgtttaatattatttttgtaaactATTTCTTAATTTTCCACTTTCCTTTTCAATAGTATAACCCATGAAAATGAGAAAATGTTTATATCATTCCTTTCTTAATCTACGAAACGTGCTACAATAACATAGATGGTTAGTGGTGATTATAAAGACTATGAAGGATCTTCTAATGGAAGATTATAAAGACAAAGattcaatttttgaataaaattacaattctaAACCGTCGTCATACAATAATCTTTGATTCGTTTTATTATAAATGATCGTTTGCGTGAAgaatcgactcgactcgacaatatcgaaattggaaaattccAAAAATGGCTAACCAGATACAGTAATATTCTACAGTGTCTTTGTACTCGTTAGTCCCTACAGTTTGAGTTTAATTTCGTTCAAGATCCTCCTTCGGTTCGTGGACGATCTTCATATCCGAAAAATAAGAAGAGTGGATCATTCGTTCTTATcagaattcattaatttttcctACCATCTGATTGATTACACATAGTCGAGTGTGTCGTCAAATacgattacaaattttttattataccaTATTTATATcaaaaaacgaaatcatttttatcgCCGATCTAGACTTAAGATCAATTGATCATTCGGTAACGTAGGTAACTGGGTATGTACGAAATAACCAATCTCGGTTGGTAATCGATTAACCGTATCTCGTGATATAAGCTATACATTCTATACGGAATATTCCGTTTCTCGATACAAATGGTCAAATGGATATAATCAGTTTTGTTTTGTCAACGTGGTCGGTAATTGTTCCACTTgctgataaaaaaatattcagatTTGATCGATTAATAGGGTTTCAGCAGTGCATGAAAAAGATAACAAAAAATGATTCACTTTTTCTACTCTCCAAACACGACTCTAttggattattttttattcgagagtTTGCAAAAGCATCTTCCTGGGAAGGGGTTGAGAAGTATTGACAATCAAAAGGTGCTTGACCGAATTCTTCATCGCGTAATCGGAGCAGGGGCGAGGGAGGGGGGTTCGTGTTGATGCTTCCATtatgaaagaattttaaaaactttttcgTTCCTTTATACATTCATAAAACTACTAACATCGATATTCATGAAATTCTAAATAtaccgaagaaagaataaaaaaggaTCGAATTTCGAGATGtagttatttctatttttacatataaatataaaaaaaaacgtcACCTCTCTCGTCAATTTGAAATTTCTGATTCCGTCACCGAGGGATTGGAAAATTAGTAAACGAACggaaaaacataaaaaaaaaatgcggaAAAATATATCGACGATCAACGagtgtaaataaattgtttcctgttacttctttcgaaacgagtaatagTATTTATATCATTTATGGAATTGTCCTGTTATTTTGTCCTGTACCattcatttataaaaagaaacgaaacgctgAATAATAACAACGTGAACATCCTGTATTCATGAGGACGTTATCACAAAAATGATCTCTACCGAATGCGATAAGACTTAATTGACCGAAAGTAATTACGTTGGAAGTTAGAGGTTGAAAGAAGACTTTATACTTCGACCATTATACGTTCCTATAAACGTTCCAGACAGAAATCAATTTCGTTGCAACGGTAAAGAGTGCAACCACTTGACCGAGGTGAAAAAGATTTATCTCAGAGAAGTGGCCGTTGGTACTGATAATGATTTTCCTCTCGATAaatctcgatcgtcgatcgttaaaAAATCACGACGAATCACCTTGGAGCCTGATATCGAACAGCATAACATCTATCATGCCAGAAACAACAATAATGAAAATGCTGCAATAACATCAACTAACACTAACAGGCGCAATTACAATTATAACAAGGCTTCGCTGAACAGatctaatttttctaatacaCAGAATGCTACTAACAAAGAGGGCAAGTGTTATGTCAAGGAAGAATACGTAACGGAATGTGTACAAAGCGCGATTAACGATAAAGAGAAACTCGTAAATAATCAACGAGAAACCGATGCAATTCGTATCGATAGCGAAGGGAACGAATACACACCAGTACCGGTGAAACAATTGATacaagaattcgaaaaatcttGTAGACCGGTTCTGCAATATAAACAGATCAGCCCGAAGGTTATCCCAATTGTGCAGCACTGTTCTCTCGACAATGACATAGCGCGATTCTTTGAAACACGAAATTCCGTCAAGTACAACGAGGGTGAACACAAGAGGTGAGACAGAACGAAAATTACGATCCTGAGTTCAttatcgattattttattaaatgaaattctACGCTTGATCGATCGTTTTTAACATAGGTCCTTTAGACCGTAATTGGACACGATTCGTGCAAATTTTACTTActgcaattattttcatttttcccatttctttgtattttaaatagaatGGAATATTAGGTATTGCTCTTTAGCTTCTGCAACGTTTGTGGAGGTGTGTTActtaacgattgaaaaatattatttgtagaTACAGGGAACTTTGGCTCGCAATAAGAATCAGCTAAATTCAACATTTAATTGAGTTTCGAGTGCAAAAGGAAcgaagtaatttaatttttacaaagtgAGGAGCACAAATTCAAATAGTTTATTGCGTATGTTTAAATATCGAGTTTGAAAGTTCGCGTAGTTTATTGATTAGACATTAATTTATTAGTATTCTTTATTTGTTAGACAATACAtttagcgaaaaaagaaaatttacttgAAGCAAATTCGAACATCAATTCGAGTTtccagaaaataaaaataagtcgTTCGTCAAAAGTCTAAATTAAGAAACTGGTTGCTTAATTTGAATCGTATCATTAGACATCGtgtgtatttaaataaacgtatatatttatttattttttaaatattatatttaaatatacgtgTATATTCCGAATTAAACAAAATGTAATACTTATGTTACAAGTATGTTAtaactatttttatatattaatttttggcATCGATTCATGTATTACGATAAAAAACTTTCACTCCACTTTTATCATCAGCTTATAGCTTACATTCAATCGTTTCTTCTatattttctttgcatattgcacaaAACCAGCTACCTGTTTtttgtaggtgtatttttctttttcctcctcaCGAATCTTTTTAAATGCAACATGTAAACGCGTACTTCAAATAGATTGCTATTGATTAAAAAATGTTGAGAATAAATAGAAAACGAAAATAATGTCTAAATTAAACCGGTCTAATTTGAGCAACCAGGTGCGGTATAATTTAAGCAACTCAACCTTCACGAAGATTTTGTCACGTACACACACGATCACTTCATTTAGCCCAAAGATTTCTTACAGAATTACCATAATGTGTCGTAAATTGTATATGAAATGTTCCATCGAACTGCTCAAAATTCAATTTCAGTATATAAAAACtcaactatttttaaaaatgaaactcaATTGCATACTGTAAATATCGTAGCAATGTAGATAATacgtgtaataaataatattactgtATTAATTTAAGTTGATAGTATCGCAATCCATAGAACATGATGGATATATTGTAGTTGATAATCAACAATGGTGACTCGTGTGTTCCAATTACGGACTAATATTAAACATCTCAAACTTTTATGTTCACATATTCGATACGATACTGTATTTAAACGAAGTTTAAGAAATCTAATAGAATATATACTTGTAATTTTATTCCGAACGTTCCATAATGGTAGAACAAATTGAAACATGTATACTTCTTATTGgtcgaaagaaattgagaagttctttacaattttccaacCAAGGTTACCTGCATTCTAAGCTTGAAATCAGTCGATAAAGAACCATCAGTACGATagttgaaaattgaatattttgttaCTTTTATCTTATCCCGATCAGAAGTTTTTTTAATAGTTGAACAAGATTTTCCCGATAAACATGAGTGTGAATTCGATCTCGATCAAGTTGTTTTTCAGTTAGCTA encodes:
- the LOC143150672 gene encoding uncharacterized protein LOC143150672; its protein translation is MDIISFVLSTWSVIVPLADKKIFRFDRLIGFQQCMKKITKNDSLFLLSKHDSIGLFFIREFAKASSWEGRLKEDFILRPLYVPINVPDRNQFRCNGKECNHLTEVKKIYLREVAVGTDNDFPLDKSRSSIVKKSRRITLEPDIEQHNIYHARNNNNENAAITSTNTNRRNYNYNKASLNRSNFSNTQNATNKEGKCYVKEEYVTECVQSAINDKEKLVNNQRETDAIRIDSEGNEYTPVPVKQLIQEFEKSCRPVLQYKQISPKVIPIVQHCSLDNDIARFFETRNSVKYNEGEHKRITGKQVYEEPVKLLKQAQDHCNNGYVSTDDTEYTTDESDSQTNEYGSEDIIYREKSESSSMMNGDQEYSSMYHEEYTNRRRSVTSEEVETFCNNGDAKFLNTESEVPAESKSLLLSMLASQEDILETIKHLRSTPVLDNLLHSVSPDFKYTDVCPDVGKKLYEENSYTGPKLASVNNLANYNTAPRGWDQSLTYYRPIKFEKPQEIVYSDF